A stretch of DNA from Cupriavidus taiwanensis:
TTCGTCGGCATCCTCTGGACCGTGTCGGGGCCGATCAGCTTCGCGCTGGGCGGCACCGAGTGGACCATCCCCGGGTACATGGTGTGGTTCGCCGCCGGCTATGCGGTGATCGGCTCGCTGGTGGCGCACGTGGTCGGCCGGCCGCTGATCGGGCTGAACTTCCAGCAGGAACAGTACGAAGCTGACTTCCGTTTCACGCTGGTGCGCCTGCGCGAGAACAGCGAGCCGGTGGCGCTGTACCGCGGCGAGCCGACCGAGCAGGCAGGCCTGCACGCGCGCTTCGACCGCATCCGCGCCAACTGGAACCAGCTGATGCGCTATACGCGGCGGCTGACCTTCGTCAGTTCCGGCTACGCGCAGTTCGCCATCATCTTCCCGATCCTGGTGGCGGCGCCACGCTATTTCGCCGGCAAGATGACGCTGGGCGGGCTGATGCAGACCAGCTCGGCGTTCGGGCAGGTGCAGGGCGCGCTGTCGTGGTTCGTCGACAGCTATGCCACGCTGGTGGGCTGGAAGGCGGCGGCCAACCGCCTGATCGACTTCCAGGAGGCCATCCGCGTGGCCGAGCGGCAGGATGCGTCGCAGGACGGCAGCCGCGATATCGAGGTGGCGTACCACGGCGAGCCGCGGCACGGCATCGCCATCGACAGCCTGGCGCTGGCCTTGCCGGTGCGCGCCGCGCGCGGCGCGGCGCTGGGCCAGCGGCTGCTGGTGGCGCCGTTTTCCCTGACGGTGGCGCCGGGAGAGCGCTGGCTGGTCAGCGGTCCGTCGGGCTGCGGCAAGAGCGTGCTGTTCCGCGCGCTGGCCGGGATCTGGCCGTACGGCAGCGGCACCGTGACCATGCCGGAGGGCGCGCGCCGGCTGTTCCTGCCGCAGCGCAGCTACCTGCCGATCGGCACGCTGGCCGATGCGCTGGCCTATCCGGACGCCGGCACCGAACACAGCAAGGATGTGCTGCAGGCGGCGCTGCGCCAGACCCGCCTGGCCGCGCTGGCGGACCAGCTCGATGTGTTCGACAACTGGTCGCTACGGCTGTCGCCGGGCGAGCAGCAGCGCCTGGCCTTTGCCCGCGCGCTGCTGCAGCAGCCGGATTACCTGTTCCTCGACGAAGCCACCAGCGCGCTGGACGAGGATACCGAGCGCGCCATGTACCAGCTGATGGTGGAGCAGTTGCCACAAACGGCCATCGTCAGCATTGCGCACCGCAGCACCGTGGCGGCGTTCCACCAGCGCCGGCTGCGTTACGTGCCGCAGGACGGCGAGGCGGCCCGGGCTGCGCAAGCCGGCGAGCCTGGGGTAAGCTATCGGGTCGTATGCGAAGCGTGATGCGGGGCTGCCGTGGCAGCCGGCGCGGCCACGGCGGCATCATGCGGCAATCATCCTCACCGGCGCCCCTCAGCGGGCCGCGATCACCATGGCAGGCCTGGAAAAAGACACCCCCCATCCCACCGCGCTGACGGTGCACACGCAATCGCGCGTGCTCGAGATCGGCTTCGACAACGGCCGCAGCTTCCGGCTGCCGTTCGAGCTGCTGCGCGTGTACTCGCCCTCCGCCGAAGTCCAGGGCCACGGCCCGGGGCAGGAGGTGCTGCAGACCGGCAAGCGCGAGGTCGGCGTCGACGCGGTCGAGCCGGTCGGCAACTACGCCATCCAGATCCGCTTTTCCGACGGCCACGACACCGGCATCTATTCCTGGGACCTGCTGTACCGCCTGGGCGACAACCAGGACGCGTTGTGGCAGGACTACCTGCAGCGCCTGGAAGCGGCCGGCGCCGATCGCGACACCCCGATGCCCGCCGCCGGCGGCGGGCACGCCTGTGGCCATCACTGAGCCACCCCCGACAATCCTGGAGTCTTGAAAGATGAGTGAAACCCACTTCGGGTTCGAAAAGGTCGACGAAACGGAAAAGGCCGGCAAGGTGGCCGGCGTGTTCCATTCGGTGGCCACCAAGTACGACGTGATGAACGACCTGATGTCGGGCGGCATGCACCGTCTCTGGAAGATGTTCACCATCGCACAGGCCGGGGTGCGCCCGGGCCACAAGGTGCTGGACATTGCCGGCGGCACCGGTGACCTGGCCAAGGCGTTCGCGAAGCAGGCCGGGCCGACCGGGCAGGTCTGGCTGACCGACATCAACGAGTCGATGCTGCGCGTCGGCCGCGACCGGCTGCTCGACAAGGGCATCGTCACGCCGGTGGCGCTGTGCGACGCCGAGAAGATCCCCTTCCCCGACAACTACTTCGACCTGGTCACGGTCGCCTTCGGCCTGCGCAACATGACGCACAAGGACGCCGCGCTGGCCGAGATGCGCCGCGTGGTCAAGCCGGGCGGCAAGGTCATGGTGCTGGAGTTCTCCAAGGTGTGGAAACCGCTGGAGAAGGCCTACGACGTCTATTCTTTCAAGGTGCTGCCCTGGCTGGGTGAAAGGGTGGCAGGGGATGCCCCGAGCTATCGCTATCTCGCGGAATCGATCAGAATGCATCCAGACCAGGTTTCGCTTGTACGCTTAATGGAACATGCGGGCCTGGAGAATGTCGAATACTTCAATCTGACGGCCGGAGTGGTGGCGCTCCACGTCGGGCGCAAGTATTAGAAGCATTGAAATCGCCATGCCTCGCCCCAAGATGGGGTGAAACTGACAGGGGATAGCAGAATATGTCGTCAATTCGTGGAAAATTCCTGGTTGGGTCGCTGATTACCGCGATTGCCTTCGGGATGGTGTTCGACGCCAATGCCAAGCGCATGGGTGGCTCGCGCAGCATCGGCAAGCAATCGTCGACGGTCACGCAGCAGCGCCAGCAGGCGCCGCAGCCTACTTCGCCGACCCAGCAACCGGCGCAACAGCCCACCCAGGCAGCCCCTGCCACCGCCGGTGCCGCCGGCGCGGCGGCGGCCGCGGCGCCCAAGCGCAACTGGGGCGGGATCCTGGGCGGCATCGCCGCGGGCCTGGGCATTGGCTGGCTGCTGTCGCACCTTGGCCTGGGCGGCGCGGCACTGAGCTTCCTGTCCAACCTGATCCTGATCGCGCTCGTCGCGTTCGCCGCGATCTGGCTGATCCGCAAGTTCCGCGGCGGCAGCAAGCGCGGCGCGCAGCCGGCCTACGCCGGTGCCGGCCATGCGCCCGACCTCGGCCGCAATGCCGAGCCGATGTTCCGCGGCGAGCCGACGCCGCCCGCCTCCGGCAACGTGTCGGCCAGCCCGGTATTGCCCGCCGCCGCTGGCGCCGCCGCCGCCGGTGCCGTGGCGCAGCAGCCCTGGGGCGTGCCGGCCGACTTCGACGCCGAAGCCTTCCTGCGCAACGCCAAGGTCCACTTCGTGCGCCTGCAGGCCGCGTGGGATGCCGGCAACCTGGACGACATCCGCGAATTCACCACGCCGGAGATGTTCGCCGAGATCAAGATGGACCTGGCCGAGCGCGGTACCGAGGTCAACAAGACCGACGTGGTCACGCTCGAAGCCCAGCTGCTCGGCATCGAGTCGTCGCCGGCCCAGCACCTGGCCAGCGTGCGTTTCTCTGGCATGATCCGCGAAAAGGCGGGCGAGGCGGCGCAGCCGTTCGGCGAGGTCTGGAACCTGGCCAAGCCGGTCTCCGGCAGCGGCGGCTGGCTGCTGGCCGGGATCCAGCAAGAGTCCTGATGCCGCACCCCGCGGCGGTGATGCGCCGGGGGGAGTAGCTTAGAATGGAGGCCCACGCGAAAGCGTGGGCCTTTTTGTTTGCGACGCCGCTCCCGCGCGTCGCCGCCTGCCCGCCAACCGCGCTGTCATGAATACTCTGCCTTCCGCCCTGGCCACGCCTGCCGTCTCGGCACTGAACCACCTGCTCGAGCAGGAGCCGTGGGCCCGCAACCAACTGGCGCCGTTTGCCGGACGCGTGATCCGTTTCGATGCCGCCGCCTTCGAGCTGTCGCTCAAGGTGACCGAGCACGGCTGCACGGAACTGGCGCCCGCGGCCGAGGCGCCCGCGGTGACGCTGCGCGTGCCGGTGCAGCAGTGGCCGCTGGTGGCCGCCGACGTGGCCGAGGGCGGCCAGGCCGCCGCCATGCGCCATGTGCGCATCGAGGGCGACGCCGAGCTGGCCAACACGGTTTCGACGCTGGCGCGCAACCTGCGCTGGGATGCCGCCGAGGACCTGTCGCGCGCGCTGCGCGGCATCCTGGGCGGGCCGGTCAGCGACAGCGTGGCGCAGCGCGTGGTCGACGGCGCGCGCCAGGTCCACGAACAGGCCACGCGCGTGGGCCGTGCGCTGGTGGACAACGTCACCGAATACCTGCTCGACGAACGGCCGACCCTGGTGCGACACGCCGCGCTGGACGACTTCGGCGCCGACGTGGGCCGGCTGCGCGACCGCCTGGCGCGGCTGGAGAAGCGGCTGGAGCGGCTCGAGCGCGGCGCCGCGCCGCCCGCGCCGGGCGCTTCCGGCCCTTCCGGCAAGCTGCCGTCGCCGCACCGCTGAGCCGGCCCAGCCGCGCTTCCCCCCGACCATCCACCGACTGCCTGCCCGGCCCCGTGAAGACTCCCGAATGACCCGCCTCCTGCGCCTTGGCAAGATCCTTTTCGTCATCCTCTACTACGGCCTGGACGAGCTGGTGCTCTCGGGCTTCAGCAGCCGCAGGATCCGCTTCCTGGTACGGGTCATCACCATTGGCCGCAAGCTCGACATGCCGCGCGGCGTGCGGCTGCGGCTGGCGCTGACGCGGCTGGGCCCGATCTTCGTCAAGTTCGGCCAGGTGCTGTCGACCCGGCGTGACCTGATGCCGCCGGACATTGCCGACGAGCTTGCCAAGCTGCAGGACCAGGTGCCGCCGTTCGATTCGGCGGTGGCGGTCAGGATCATCGAGCGCTCGCTCGGGCGGCCGCTGGACCAGCTGTTCGAGACCTTCGAGCACCAGCCGGTGGCGAGCGCGTCGATCGCGCAGGTCCACTTCGCCACGCTCAAGGGCGGCCCCAGTCACGGCCGCGAGGTCGCGGTGAAGGTGCTGCGTCCCGGCATGCTGCCGGTGATCGACAGCGACCTGGCGCTGATGCGCGACATGGCCACCTGGCTCGAGCGCTTCTGGGCCGACGGCAAGCGCCTGAAGCCGCGCGAGGTGGTGGCCGAGTTCGACAAATACCTCCACGACGAGCTCGACCTGATGATCGAGGCGGCCAACGCCAGCCAGCTGCGCCGCAACTTTGCCGATACCAACCTGCTGCTGGTGCCCGAGGTGTTCTGGGACTGGTGCAGCAGCACGGTGTTCGTGATGGAGCGCATGCACGGCATCCCGATCTCGCGCACCGAGTCGCTCAAGGCCGCCGGCGTCGACATGCACCAGCTGGCGGAGGAGGGCGTCGAGATCTTCTTCACCCAGGTGTTCCGCGACGGCTTCTTCCATGCCGACATGCACCCGGGCAACATCCTGGTGTCGGTGCAGCCCGAGACCTTCGGCCGCTATATCGCGCTCGACTTCGGCATCGTCGGCGCGCTGTCCGAGTTCGACAAGAACTACCTGGCGCAGAACTTCATCGCCTTCTTCCGCCGTGACTACCACCGCGTGGCGTTGCTGCACGTGGAATCAGGCTGGGTCCCGCCCGAGACCCGCGTCGAGGAACTGGAAAGCGCGGTGCGCGCCTGCTGCGAGCCGTACTTCGACAAGCCGCTCAAGGAAATCTCGCTGGGCATGGTGCTGATGCGGCTGTTCCAGACCTCGCGCCGCTTCAACGTCGAAATCCAGCCGCAGCTGGTGCTGCTGCAGAAGACCCTGCTCAATATCGAGGGGCTGGGCCGCCAGCTCGATCCGGACCTGGACCTGTGGAAGACCGCGAAGCCGTTCCTGGAGCGCTGGATGCACGAGCAGGTGGGCTGGCAGGGCGCGTGGGAGCGGATCAAGGTGGAGGCGCCGCTGTGGGCCAAGATGCTGCCCGATTTCCCCCGCCTGGCGCACCAGTTCCTGGAGCGTCGCGCGCTCACCACCAATGGCGAGCAGGACAAGCTGCTGGCGCTGCTGGTGGTGGAGCAGCGCCGCACCAACCGGCTGCTCGGCACCGCGGTGCTGCTGGTGGGCGGCTTTGTCGCCGGCATCGTGCTCACGCACGTGCTGGGCTGGGCCGGCTACTGGTAGTGGCAGCCGGCAAGTAACCCAAGGAAACCGATGAGCGATACCACCAAGCCAGCGCCCAGCTTCACCACCCGCAACGCCGGCGACCCGGCGTTCTGGGACGAGCGCTTCAAGGAGGGCTTCACGCCCTGGGACCTGGGCGGCGTACCCGAGGAATTCCGCCGCTTTATCGAAGGCCGCCAGCCATGTCCGACGCTGGTGCCGGGCTGCGGCAACGGCTGGGAGGCGGCGTGGCTGTTCGAGCGCGGCTGGCCGGTGACGGCAATCGACTTCTCGGCGCAGGCGGTGGCGTCGGCGCGGCGCGCGCTCGGGCCGGCCGGGGCCGTGGTGCAGCAGGGCGATTTCTTCGCCTTTGCGCCGCAGCCGGCGTGCGAGCTGATCTACGAGCGCGCCTTCCTGTGCGCGCTGCCGCCGGCGCTGCGCGCGGCCTATGGCGCCCGCGTGGCCGAGCTGCTGCCCCCGGGCGGCTTGCTGGCGGGCTACTTCTACCTGGGCGAGAACCGCGGCGGACCGCCGTTCGCGATGCCGGAGGCGGAGCTCGACGCGCTGCTCGGGCCGGCCTTCGAGCGCATCGAAGACCGCGCCTCGGCCGCGCCGCTGCCGGTGTTCCAGGGGCAGGAGCGCTGGCAGGTATGGCGCCGGCGCGGCGCCTGAAGCCGCCTGCCCGGACGTCCTGTGGCGAAGCCGGGGCCCCGCGTGGCGCATTCGCGCCAGCGGGGAATTTTTTTCGCCCGCGCCGGTCTGCGTCGCTATAATCCGCGTTTTGATTCGGCTACGACCGCGGGCCCCCGCCGCGTTGCCCGCCACGCCGGGACAGCGCCAGGTACCCCGATATGCGGCCCCGACCGATGAATTGGACTCCGGGCCACCGCGCGCACCCGCGCCCGGCCGCCCGGCATTCGGTTTTTCGCCACAAGGGCACCTTCTGCATAGGGCAGCGGCATGCTGATCTGGTTTGTCATCATCTACTGGGTAATCTCGGTCGGCATCGGCCTGTGGGCGGCGCTGCGCGTGCGCAACACCACCGATTTCGCCGTCGCCGGGCGCAGCCTGCCGTTCCATATCGTCACTGCCACCGTCTTCGCCACCTGGTTCGGCTCGGAGACGGTGCTGGGCATTCCCGCCGTATTCCTGAAGGAAGGCCTGTCGGGCGTGGTTTCCGACCCGTTCGGGTCGTCGCTGTGCCTGATCCTGGTGGGCCTGTTCTTCGCCCGGCCGCTGTACCGGATGAACCTGCTGACCATCGGCGACTACTACCACAACCGCTATGGCCGGCTGGCCGAGGTGCTGACCACGCTGTGCATCGTGGTCTCCTACCTGGGCTGGGTCGCGGCGCAGATCAAGGCGCTGGGGCTGGTGTTCTATACCGTGTCGGACGGCGCGCTGTCGCAGGAGGCCGGCATGATGATCGGCGCCGCCAGCGTGCTGGTCTATACGCTGTTCGGCGGCATGTGGTCGGTGGCGATCACCGACTTCATCCAGATGATCATCATCGTGATCGGCATGATGTATATCGGCTACGAGGTCAGCGGCCAGGCCGGCGGCGTCAGCGCGGTGGTGTCGCATGCCGCCGCGGCCGGCAAGTTCGAGTTCTGGCCGGCGCTGGATTTCGTGCAGATCATCGGCTTCGCCGCGGCGCTGTTCACCATGATGCTGGGCTCGATCCCGCAGCAGGACGTGTTCCAGCGGGTGACCTCGTCGCGCACCGAGCAGATCGCCGGGCGCGCCTCGGTGCTGGGCGGCGTGCTGTACTTCGGCTTCGCCTTTATCCCGATGTTCCTGGCGTATTCGGCCACGCTGATCGATCCGGGCATGGTGGCCAGGTACATCGACACCGACTCGCAACTGATCCTGCCGCAACTGATCCTGCAGCACGCGCCGATGTTCGCGCAGGTGATGTTCTTCGGCGCGCTGCTGTCGGCGATCAAGAGCTGCGCCTCGGCGACGCTGCTGGCGCCGTCGGTGACCTTTGCCGAGAACATCCTGCGGCCGTACTTCCGCCACCTCGACGACAAGCAGTTCCTGCGCGTGATGCAGACGGTGGTGCTGGTGTTTACCGCGCTGGTGACGCTGTTCGCGCTGAACTCGCACCTGTCGATCTTCCATATGGTCGAAAATGCCTACAAGGTCACGCTGGTGTCGTCGTTCGTGCCGCTGGCCTTCGGCATGTTCTGGAAGCACGCTACCCGCCAGGGCGGGCTGGCCGCGATCCTGCTGGGACTGTCGTCGTGGCTCACCTGCGAGATCGCCTTTGCCGACGCCGTGGTGCCGCCGCAGATGGTGGGCCTGCTGTTCTCGGTCAGCGGCATGGTGATCGGTTCGCTGCTGCCGCAGTGGATTGCGGATCACGCGCCGGTCAAGGAAGTCCATATCGCCTGACGGCGCGGGCGCGCCCACCCCCTTATTTCCACCGATCAGGCAGCCCCGGAACGGTTTATAATTCAAGGCTTTGCATCGCCGCGCGGGCTATTCCCGCGGCTGCCCCGGCGGGCGGCGATGCCCGTCCTGGTACCGAATCCCCAAGTTTTCTCGCTAAATAACACCATGCCGATCTATGCCTACCGTTGCGACGCCTGCGGCCACGGGCGCGATGTGCTGCAGAAAATGAGCGATGCCCCGCTGACGGACTGCCCGTCGTGCGGCGCCGCCGGCGCGTTCAAGAAGCAGCTGACCGCTGCCGGCTTCCAGCTCAAGGGCTCGGGCTGGTACGTGACCGACTTCCGCGGCGGCAGCGGCGGAGCCAGCGCGCCCGCGGCCACCGGCGGCGCTGCCGCGGCCGCGGCGAGCGCGCCGGCGGCGGCTGAAGCGTCGTCGGGCGGCGCCGCCGCGGCGGCCCCGGCGCCGGCCGCCGGCGGTTGCGGCAGCGCCTGCGCCTGCCACTGAGCCGGACCCGCCCCGTGGTAGCCAAGAAGACTTCCGCCCTGAAAACCTGGTTCCTGACCGGGCTGCTGGTGCTGGTGCCGCTGGGCATCACGCTGTGGGTGCTGAGCCTGATCATCGGCACGATGGACCAGAGCCTGGCGCTGCTGCCCGAGGCCTGGCGGCCGGACCGGCTGATGTTCGGCAAGCGCGTCACCGGCCTCGGCGCGATCCTGACGCTGCTGTTCATCCTGCTGGTCGGGCTGCTGGCGCATAACTTCATCGGCCAGCGCCTGGTGCGCTGGTGGGAAGCGCTGCTGGGCCATATCCCGGTGGTGGGCCCGATCTACACCAGCGTCAAGCAGGTCTCGGACACGCTGCTGTCGTCGTCGGGCAATGCCTTCCGCAAGGCGCTGCTGGTGCAGTACCCGCGCGAGGGCTCGTGGACCATCGCCTTCCTGACCGGCCGCCCCGGCGGCGACGTGCAGAACCACCTGCAGGGCGAATACGTCAGCGTCTACGTGCCGACCACCCCCAATCCGACCTCGGGCTTCTTCCTGATGATGCCCAAGGCCGACACCATCGAACTCGACATGACCGTCGACGCCGCGCTCAAGTACATCGTCTCGATGGGCGTGGTGGCGCCGGCGGAATTGCCGCGCAAGAACGGCAGCGCGCCCCGGCCGGTAACCGCGAGTGCGGCCGGCAGGTCCAGCAGCGAGGAACCGGTCCAGACGACCGATCCTTGAGCCTCCAAACTGATCACGGGCTGCGCGCTGCAAGCGGGCAGCCGCGTTTTACCGGGAATCTCCTTATGTCCTCCATGCGTACTCACTACTGCGGTCTGGTGACCGAACAATTCTCGGGCCAGGAAGTGGCCCTGACCGGCTGGGTCCAGCGCCGCCGCGACCATGGCGGCGTGATCTTCATCGACCTGCGCGACCGCGAGGGCCTGGTGCAGGTAGTGTGCGATCCGGATCGCCCCGAGATGTTCAAGGCCGCGGAAGAGATCCGCAACGAGTTCTGCATCCGCATCACCGGCAAGGTGCGCCCGCGCCCGGCCGGCACCGAGAACGCCAACCTGACCTCGGGCAAGATCGAGGTGCTGTGCCACGAGCTGAACGTGCTGAACCCGTCGGTCACGCCCCCGTTCCAGCTCGACGACGACAACCTGTCGGAAACCACGCGCCTGACCCACCGCGTGCTGGACCTGCGCCGCCCGCAGATGCAGTACAACCTGCGCCTGCGCTACAAGGTGGCGATGGAAGTGCGCAAGTTCCTGGACGCGCAGGGCTTCATCGACATCGAGACCCCGATGCTGGGCAAGAGCACGCCCGAAGGCGCGCGCGACTACCTGGTGCCGTCGCGGGTGAACCCGGGCCACTTCTTCGCGCTGCCGCAATCGCCGCAGATCTTCAAGCAGATGCTGATGGTGTCGGGCTTCGACCGCTACTACCAGATCACCAAGTGCTTCCGCGACGAAGACCTGCGCGCCGACCGCCAGCCGGAATTCACGCAGATCGACTGCGAGACCTCGTTCCTGACCGAGCAGGAGATCCGCGACCTGTTCGAGGACATGATGCGCACGGTGTTCAAGAACGCCATCGATGTCGACCTCGACGCCAAGTTCCCGGTGATGGAGTTCCGCGAGGCCATGGCCCGCTTCGGCTCGGACAAGCCTGACCTGCGCGTCAAGCTGGAATTCACCGAACTGACCGAGGTGATGAAGGACGTCGACTTCAAGGTGTTCTCGGGCCCGGCCAACAGCGACAACGGCCGCGTGGTCGGCCTGCGCGTGCCGGGCGGCGGAGCCATCTCGCGCGGCGAGATCGACGCCTACACCCAGTTCGTCGGCATCTACGGCGCCAAGGGCCTGGCCTGGATCAAGGTCAACGAAGTCGCCAAGGGCCGCGACGGCCTGCAATCGCCGATCGTCAAGAACCTGCACGACGCCGCCATTGCCGAGATCCTGAAGCGCACCGGCGCCCAGGACGGCGACATCATCTTCTTCGGCGCCGACAAGGCCAAGGTGGTCAACGACTCGATCGGCGCGCTGCGCCTGAAGATCGGCCACTCGGACTTCGGCAAGGCCAACGGCCTGTTCGAGGATGCCTGGAAGCCGCTGTGGGTGGTGGACTTCCCGATGTTCGAGTACGACGAGGAAGACGCGCGCTGGGTGGCGATGCACCACCCGTTCACCAGCCCAAAGGACGAGCACCTGGAATACCTCGAGACCGATCCGGGCAAGTGCCTGGCCAAGGCCTACGACATGGTGCTGAACGGCTGGGAAATGGGCGGCGGCTCGGTGCGGATCTTCCGTTCCGACATCCAGAGCAAGGTGTTCCGCGCGCTCAAGATCAACGACGAGGAAGCCCGCGCCAAGTTCGGCTACCTGCTCGACGCGCTGCAGTACGGCGCGCCCCCGCACGGCGGCCTGGCGTTCGGCCTGGACCGCATCGTCACGATGATGGCCGGCGCCGACTCGATCCGCGACGTGATCGCCTTCCCCAAGACCCAGCGCGCCCAGGACCTGCTGACGCAGGCGCCGAGCTCGGTCGACGAGAAGCAGCTGCGCGAGCTGCATATCCGCCTGCGCACCGCCGAGCCCAAGCCCAACGCCTGACCGCTTCCGGATCGCTCGTTCTGCAAAAAAGCCGCGCAAATGCGCGGCTTTTTTTCTTTCTGCGCAACGCCGCTGCGCTGGGCGTATGGTTTCGATTTGTTACCGTCCGGAACGAAGGCGGCGGCGGGGCGGTCTTTTTTCTTTGATCCGCAATTCAACACGCAATTTGCCGAGGGGCCCTGTGATGAAGGTTCCCGGCACTCGGGAGGAAATTCGTGAACCTGAACCTGGATATTGAACTGATCCGCCAGTTCCTGCTGGCCCACCAGGAAACCATCCTGACCTGGCTGGCGGCCGGACTGATCATGATGCTGCTGGCCCGCTTCGAGCTGCGCCGCGCCCAGCGCCGCGCGGCGCAGGCCATGTCCGAATCGGTTGCCACCACCGTGGCCGCCTGCGTGCCGGATATCGCCCATGCGGTGCAGGCGGCGTCGCCCGAGGCGGCGGCCGAGCCGGTCGAGATGCAGCGCGCCGAGGCCCTGCGCCGGCTGGCGCTGGACACCGTCGGCGTGGTGATGACGCGCGGGCGCTGGCTCGACGAACTGGGCAACCTGCGCCTGGCCGACGATGCCTTGCTCGCCGGCCAGCGCGCCGAGGGCGCCGATCCGCTGCTGGTGGTGGCGCCGCAGCCGGTGGTGCAGGCCTACCTCGATGCGCAGCGCGTATTCGAGGACGAGGCCGCGCAGGTGCAGGCGCTGCGCCGCGACGCCCAGCGCGTGCAGGAGGCGCTGCAGGCGCTGGACGCCGAGGCCGCCCATATCGAGCAGGAAACCGGCAGCATCGTGCTGCGCTTCGAGCAGGTCAACGCGCAAGTGGCGCAGGGCATGGATGGCGGCGATTACCAGCGCTTCCTGATCCAGAAGTACAACACGCTGGGCCAGCGCGAGAAGGACATCGCGCAGGAGCGCACGCGGCTGCAGGGCGAAGCGCGGCAGCGCGCCGAGACCCTGGCCACCCACGCGCATGCCGCCTCAAAGCGCTACCGCCACGCGCTGGCGCCGCTGATGGAGCAGCTGCGCGCGGCCTGGGGCCATGGCGAATCGCCGCAGGTGTTCGACACCTGGCAGCGCCACGGCGGCACCGAGCCGTACCTGGCACCGCATTCCATGCACGGCGCGCGCAGCGCGGCCTGATCCGGCATGCGGGCGCAGCGCGCGCATGCCCGCGGCGCGGCGCTTTCCCGTGGCAAGCGCGCGCGCCTGCGCTATCCTTGGGTTTGTCCTTTGGCCCAGACCCATGTCCTACAAGATCCCGGAATCCGTGCTGGTGGTGATTTACACGCCAGATCTTCAAGTCTTGCTGCTGGA
This window harbors:
- a CDS encoding FmdB family zinc ribbon protein, encoding MPIYAYRCDACGHGRDVLQKMSDAPLTDCPSCGAAGAFKKQLTAAGFQLKGSGWYVTDFRGGSGGASAPAATGGAAAAAASAPAAAEASSGGAAAAAPAPAAGGCGSACACH
- a CDS encoding DUF502 domain-containing protein; protein product: MVAKKTSALKTWFLTGLLVLVPLGITLWVLSLIIGTMDQSLALLPEAWRPDRLMFGKRVTGLGAILTLLFILLVGLLAHNFIGQRLVRWWEALLGHIPVVGPIYTSVKQVSDTLLSSSGNAFRKALLVQYPREGSWTIAFLTGRPGGDVQNHLQGEYVSVYVPTTPNPTSGFFLMMPKADTIELDMTVDAALKYIVSMGVVAPAELPRKNGSAPRPVTASAAGRSSSEEPVQTTDP
- the aspS gene encoding aspartate--tRNA ligase, translating into MSSMRTHYCGLVTEQFSGQEVALTGWVQRRRDHGGVIFIDLRDREGLVQVVCDPDRPEMFKAAEEIRNEFCIRITGKVRPRPAGTENANLTSGKIEVLCHELNVLNPSVTPPFQLDDDNLSETTRLTHRVLDLRRPQMQYNLRLRYKVAMEVRKFLDAQGFIDIETPMLGKSTPEGARDYLVPSRVNPGHFFALPQSPQIFKQMLMVSGFDRYYQITKCFRDEDLRADRQPEFTQIDCETSFLTEQEIRDLFEDMMRTVFKNAIDVDLDAKFPVMEFREAMARFGSDKPDLRVKLEFTELTEVMKDVDFKVFSGPANSDNGRVVGLRVPGGGAISRGEIDAYTQFVGIYGAKGLAWIKVNEVAKGRDGLQSPIVKNLHDAAIAEILKRTGAQDGDIIFFGADKAKVVNDSIGALRLKIGHSDFGKANGLFEDAWKPLWVVDFPMFEYDEEDARWVAMHHPFTSPKDEHLEYLETDPGKCLAKAYDMVLNGWEMGGGSVRIFRSDIQSKVFRALKINDEEARAKFGYLLDALQYGAPPHGGLAFGLDRIVTMMAGADSIRDVIAFPKTQRAQDLLTQAPSSVDEKQLRELHIRLRTAEPKPNA
- a CDS encoding sodium:solute symporter family protein, with amino-acid sequence MLIWFVIIYWVISVGIGLWAALRVRNTTDFAVAGRSLPFHIVTATVFATWFGSETVLGIPAVFLKEGLSGVVSDPFGSSLCLILVGLFFARPLYRMNLLTIGDYYHNRYGRLAEVLTTLCIVVSYLGWVAAQIKALGLVFYTVSDGALSQEAGMMIGAASVLVYTLFGGMWSVAITDFIQMIIIVIGMMYIGYEVSGQAGGVSAVVSHAAAAGKFEFWPALDFVQIIGFAAALFTMMLGSIPQQDVFQRVTSSRTEQIAGRASVLGGVLYFGFAFIPMFLAYSATLIDPGMVARYIDTDSQLILPQLILQHAPMFAQVMFFGALLSAIKSCASATLLAPSVTFAENILRPYFRHLDDKQFLRVMQTVVLVFTALVTLFALNSHLSIFHMVENAYKVTLVSSFVPLAFGMFWKHATRQGGLAAILLGLSSWLTCEIAFADAVVPPQMVGLLFSVSGMVIGSLLPQWIADHAPVKEVHIA